Genomic DNA from Fimbriimonadaceae bacterium:
TCGTCTCAGGACCATGCGCACAATTGCCGCCACTGGCGCACGAAAGCGCAGATACGCATCCATACGCCTACTTCCCTTCGTGTTGTAGCTGTCACAAAATCTGTCCTCTATTGTCCCCTCGGGACCCCTCCTGTCCCCTCGAGGGTTCTTTACTACGTGGTGGCGTTTGCATAAGGTCGGAGCTTGCAACGGAACGGTCACAAGGATGCACTGACACCACCAATGGAGCCCTGTTCAGAACAACACCGTCATCCTTGGCCGGGAGGTGATGCCGGTCCGCGCCGCATGCCGACAGGCTGCGGGGCGGAGCGGAATGGCCCCCGTCTTGGTAACACGGGGGTGCTACCCACAGCGCTCCGTACAGGAGTTCGATAGATTCCATGGATTCGAGCTTCACCCTCACCATTGATTGGCTCGCGTTTACGGTCCTGGCCACCAATCCGCAAGAGACCATGAAGGTCCTGGGTGGCGATTGGAGCAAGGCCAAAGGCGGCTTCCGAGGCTATCCCTTGTCTTGGATGAAGGTCGACGGATTGCGCGGGGTCGGCAAATTGGGCACGAACGCGCCTCGTCGTCCGAATGAAATTCATGTGGATCTGTCGGGCGGCCTGACGTCCGCCCTGACACTGGATCAAATCCGCACCCTGCTGAGGTGGGTGCACAAGCAGCAAGGGCATGTCACTCGGATTGATTGTGCGCTGGATGATCGAGCCGGATCGGTCCCGGTCAGCATGATTCGAGAGGCCGTTGCTGCCGGTCAGTGTGTCACTCGTGCGGCCCAAGTCCGGCATATCGTCTCCAACCTGACGCATGGGACCGGAGCAACAACCGGTGAGACGATGTATTTTGGCAGCCCACAGAGCCAGACGTTACTCCGCATCTATGACAAGCGGTTAGAG
This window encodes:
- a CDS encoding replication initiation factor domain-containing protein, with protein sequence MDSSFTLTIDWLAFTVLATNPQETMKVLGGDWSKAKGGFRGYPLSWMKVDGLRGVGKLGTNAPRRPNEIHVDLSGGLTSALTLDQIRTLLRWVHKQQGHVTRIDCALDDRAGSVPVSMIREAVAAGQCVTRAAQVRHIVSNLTHGTGATTGETMYFGSPQSQTLLRIYDKRLELQSKEQPNWQEYGVRWELELKKDRAEQCARALATLDEADWKELVVGLLRSYVDFRQIPKDAEDEERYRAPVLEWYALLTEGFQKGRLAQEQQVQTLQNVKRWVSDTLTPMLAVICATPGGEAWLLNEIVRGIARWKDRHRNLLKQLPTRFHRSAGGHAGSPC